Proteins from a genomic interval of Yarrowia lipolytica chromosome 1E, complete sequence:
- a CDS encoding uncharacterized protein (Compare to YALI0E27291g, similar to uniprot|Q96VC8 Yarrowia lipolytica Glyoxylate pathway regulator) has product MSQPIDLERGESHSSLNDMEKVAQVHTSGDNNEYIHIAGNRYHKEDFMRAFGGTLNPGSAPMPSRKFGNAAPIGLFSFSITIFILGMCLVNARGVHAPNVMVGCAIFGGGLVEFTAGIWEIVAENTFAATVFMCFACFWWSWAVLNLPIGIEKYYATEEEFMQAVGIFLMGWFIFAILMTLCTLKSTVAFFILFVSLDLAVIFLAAGYFNNNPKLLQAGGGFCISTGLLGCWNGFSGVATPQSTYKWLIPKAIMMPGAHA; this is encoded by the coding sequence ATGTCCCAGCCAATCGATCTGGAACGAGGAGAGTCCCACTCGTCTCTAAACGACATGGAGAAGGTCGCCCAGGTTCACACCTCGGGAGATAACAACGAATACATTCATATTGCTGGTAACCGTTACCACAAGGAGGACTTCATGCGAGCCTTCGGTGGTACTCTTAATCCCGGTTCCGCTCCCATGCCCTCTCGAAAGTTTGGTAATGCTGCCCCCATTGgtcttttttccttctccattACCATTTTCATTCTTGGCATGTGTCTTGTCAACGCTCGAGGAGTTCATGCTCCTAACGTCATGGTTGGATGTGCCATCTTTGGTGGAGGTCTCGTTGAGTTCACTGCTGGAATCTGGGAAATTGTCGCAGAGAACACCTTTGCTGCTACCGTCTTCATGTGTTTTGCCTGCTTTTGGTGGTCCTGGGCCGTTCTTAACCTGCCCATTGGAATCGAGAAATACTACGCTACCGAAGAAGAGTTCATGCAGGCTGTGGGAATCTTCCTCATGGGCTGGTTCATCTTTGCTATTCTCATGACTCTGTGCACATTAAAATCAACGGTGGCTTTCTTCATtctctttgtgtctcttgATCTGGCTGTCATCTTCCTCGCTGCCGGctacttcaacaacaaccccaaGCTCCTCCAAGCCGGGGGTGGATTCTGTATCTCCACTGGTCTTCTTGGTTGCTGGAACGGTTTCTCAGGTGTTGCTACTCCTCAGTCCACTTACAAGTGGCTTATCCCCAAGGCTATTATGATGCCCGGTGCCCATGCCTAA
- a CDS encoding uncharacterized protein (Compare to YALI0E27368g, similar to Saccharomyces cerevisiae YCR095C; ancestral locus Anc_6.377, weakly similar to CA5000|IPF2023 Candida albicans), protein MLAPPEYFGVVEDGVYRCSALTTLNFAFLETLGLKTIISLNPDRPPKHIRGFCSEQDIKLAHVGLRPWRASSNALVLSEDLLQDSFDYVLDKTSYPILILDSTNAFVGALRRMLKWNYSSVVAEYRIFSGAKPHYMAEIFLEMIDIKCVAWDGECAVTDDEEDIKSSSGGQFLGPSSPEFMRSRMYSVTSVMSNMNSNPVQTVIIKVPDEEVLPEWFKFQRDMWLEEQADRDKIEF, encoded by the coding sequence ATGCTTGCACCACCAGAATACTTCGGAGTGGTCGAAGACGGTGTGTACCGATGTTCGGCATTGACAACACTCAACTTTGCATTTCTCGAGACTCTGGGTCTCAAGACCATCATATCGCTGAACCCTGATCGACCGCCAAAACACATTCGAGGATTCTGCTCCGAGCAAGACATCAAGCTTGCCCATGTGGGTCTTCGGCCTTGGAGGGCATCCAGCAATGCTCTGGTCCTGTCGGAGGACCTGCTACAGGACTCGTTTGATTACGTTCTCGACAAGACTTCATATCCCATTCTCATTCTGGACTCGACAAACGCCTTTGTGGGCGCATTACGACGAATGCTCAAGTGGAATTACTCCAGTGTGGTGGCCGAATACCGCATCTTCTCGGGCGCAAAGCCGCATTACATGGCCGAGATCTTCCTGGAAATGATCGATATCAAATGTGTGGCATGGGATGGAGAGTGTGCTGTCACGGATGACGAGGAAGATATCAAAAGCAGCAGTGGTGGCCAGTTTCTAGGCCCTTCTTCACCCGAGTTCATGCGTTCACGTATGTACTCGGTCACATCGGTTATGAGCAATATGAACTCCAATCCTGTTCAGACCGTCATCATCAAGGTCCCTGATGAAGAAGTTCTCCCCGAGTGGTTCAAGTTCCAGCGAGACATGTGGCTGGAAGAACAGGCGGATCGAGACAAGATCGAATTCTAG
- a CDS encoding uncharacterized protein (Compare to YALI0E27346g, similar to Saccharomyces cerevisiae VMA2 (YBR127C); ancestral locus Anc_3.388, highly similar to uniprot|P16140 Saccharomyces cerevisiae YBR127c VMA2 H+-ATPase V1 domain 60 KD subunit vacuolar) has product MTSARMTDKELFELNKSAVTQDFRITPRLSYNTVGGVNGPLVILDNVKFPRYNEIVNLTLPDGSERAGQVLEVRGSRAIVQVFEGTSGIDVKKTKVEFTGENLKIAVSEDVLGRVFDGSARPIDNGPKVFAEDYLDINGSPINPYSRIYPEEMISTGISTIDTMNSIARGQKIPIFSASGLPHNEIAAQICRQAGLVRPTKDVHDGHEENFSIVFAAMGVNLETSRFFKQDFEASGALERTSLFLNLANDPTIERIITPRLALTTAEYLAYQTERHVLTILTDMSSYADALREVSAAREEVPGRRGYPGYMYTDLSTIYERAGRVEGRNGSITQVPILTMPNDDITHPIPDLTGYITEGQISVDRQLYNRGIYPPINVLPSLSRLMKSAIGEGRTRKDHGDVSNQLYAKYAIGKDAAAMKAVVGEEALSTEDKLSLEFLDKFEKQFVSQGPYEDRSIFESLDLAWELLRIYPKEMLNRISPKIIDEFYDRESDEFAGKDTEEIIETENLIDA; this is encoded by the coding sequence ATGACTTCTGCACGAATGACGGACAAGGAGCTCTTTGAGCTCAACAAGTCTGCTGTGACTCAGGACTTCCGAATCACCCCCCGACTCTCTTACAACACCGTTGGCGGTGTTAACGGTCCCCTTGTCATTCTTGACAACGTCAAGTTCCCCCGTTACAACGAAATTGTCAACCTGACTCTTCCTGACGGTTCCGAGCGAGCCGGTCAGGTACTGGAAGTCCGAGGCTCCCGAGCCATTGTCCAGGTCTTTGAGGGTACCTCTGGTATTGATGTCAAGAAGACGAAGGTCGAGTTTACCGGAGAGAACCTGAAAATTGCCGTGTCCGAGGATGTGCTGGGACGAGTCTTTGACGGTTCCGCCCGACCTATCGACAACGGCCCCAAGGTATTTGCCGAAGACTACCTCGATATTAACGGCTCCCCCATCAACCCCTACTCTCGAATCTACCCCGAGGAAATGATTTCCACTGGTATCTCCACCATCGACACCATGAACTCCATTGCCCGTGGCCAGAAGATTCCCATTTTCTCCGCCTCTGGTCTGCCACACAACGAAATCGCCGCCCAGATTTGTCGACAGGCCGGTCTGGTCCGACCCACCAAGGATGTCCATGACGGACACGAGGAGAACTTCTCTATCGTCTTCGCCGCCATGGGTGTCAACCTGGAAACCTCACGATTCTTCAAGCAGGATTTCGAGGCCTCCGGTGCCCTGGAGCGAACCTCCCTGTTCCTCAACTTGGCCAATGACCCCACCATTGAGCGAATCATTACTCCCCGACTGGCCCTCACCACCGCCGAGTACCTGGCCTACCAGACCGAGCGACACGTTCTCACCATTCTTACCGATATGTCTTCGTACGCCGACGCCCTGCGAGAGGTTTCTGCCGCCCGGGAAGAGGTGCCCGGTCGACGAGGTTACCCCGGTTACATGTACACTGATTTGTCCACTATCTACGAGCGAGCTGGCCGAGTCGAGGGCCGAAACGGTTCCATCACCCAGGTGCCCATTCTCACCATGCCTAACGATGATATCACTCATCCTATTCCCGATCTTACCGGTTACATCACTGAGGGCCAGATCTCTGTCGACCGACAGCTCTACAACCGAGGTATCTACCCTCCCATCAACGTTCTTCCCTCTCTGTCTCGTCTCATGAAGTCGGCCATTGGTGAGGGCCGAACCAGAAAGGACCACGGTGATGTGTCTAACCAGCTGTACGCCAAGTACGCCATTGGTAAGGATGCCGCTGCCATGAAGGCCGTTGTCGGTGAGGAGGCTCTGTCTACCGAAGACAAACTGTCTCTGGAGTTCCTGGACAAGTTTGAGAAGCAGTTTGTGTCCCAGGGCCCCTACGAGGACCGATCCATCTTCGAGTCCCTTGACCTTGCATGGGAGCTTCTGCGAATCTACCCCAAGGAGATGCTCAACCGAATCTCTCCTAAGATCATCGATGAGTTCTACGACCGAGAGTCCGACGAGTTTGCCGGCAAGGATACCGAGGAGATTATTGAAACCGAGAATCTCATTGATGCCTAA